One Fusarium poae strain DAOMC 252244 chromosome 4, whole genome shotgun sequence DNA window includes the following coding sequences:
- a CDS encoding hypothetical protein (TransMembrane:2 (i213-233o239-255i)) — translation MSPVDTPSSLPQMTNASSNLESQAASTDEQTENEEVRQDPESQENAEYGRGKLLELAAWKDQDPTHILFRRHVENGSLCVDLEANYLEKDATVLRNKVESDDEDLEECHQRFMARLDQFGYQFSKIMELDEPSGVFLNNSLYLAREKWGEEKGIHLRAKNEDWASLYKTDKPDQWICYLLHHPLSLRIMRDMNLVSNEGGITITFISGRYARFAIVGLFNCFVCIFVSAPVAILTLSTMTPMGTIVTYLSFVLCPRKRRMMERTFVWHNSAGSFGTSLLENWRTPVQQQKIEVRNF, via the exons ATGTCCCCTGTCGATACCCCAAGTTCGTTGCCTCAGATGACAAACGCTTCAAGCAACTTGGAAAGTCAAGCAGCAAGTACTGATGAGCAGACAGAGAATGAAGAAGTCAGACAAG ATCCCGAATCTCAAGAGAATGCTGAATATG GCAGGGGTAAACTATTGGAGTTAGCCGCTTGGAAAGACCAAGACCCAACCCATATCCTCTTTCGTCGCCATGTCGAAAATGGTAGTTTGTGCGTGGATTTGGAAGCAAATTATCTGGAAAAAGATGCAACCGTGCTCAGAAACAAGGTAGAGTCGGATGATGAAGACCTCGAAGAATGTCATCAGAGGTTCATGGCGAGGCTTG ATCAGTTCGGATACCAATTCAGCAAGATCATGGAGCTTGATGAGCCAAGCGGGGTTTTCTTAAACAATTCGTTGTATCTTGCGAGAGAGAAATGGGGGGAAGAAAAAGGAATTCACCTCAGAGCAAAAAACGAAGACTGGGCCTCTCTTTATAAGACAGACAAACCGGATCAGTGGATCTGCTACCTGCTTCACCATCCCTTATCTCTCCGTATCATG AGAGACATGAACCTCGTGTCGAACGAAGGCGGTATCACGATCACATTCATTTCGGGAAGATATGCTAGGTTCGCAATCGTTGGGCTTTTCAACTGTTTTGTCTGCATCTTCGTGTCAGCACCAGTTGCTATATTGACACTTAGCACAATGACACCGATGGGCACAATTGTAACATACCTATCGTTTGTTTTG TGTCCTAGGAAGCGTCGTATGATGGAAAGAACTTTCGTTTGGCACAATAGTGCAGGTTCATTTGGAACATCGTTACTAGAGAACTGGAGGACTCCAGTGCAGCAACAAAAAATCGAAGTCCGCAATTTCTAA
- a CDS encoding hypothetical protein (BUSCO:60002at5125), with translation MGVTRTKTVKNKHAAAPGAAKSSKHSPADGFAKSKKPKGTPPSKQVKDKGREALLQKLKNPKKRKYTDEQLGIPALNTVTPVGVVKPKGKKKGKVFADDPESMSTIMALVQAEKDGQIESKMIKQRKMEEIREARKVEAEKKEQERSAKLEDTKNSLRKSRKRKSTGDGEDNIKDFSSAGTKAAKGKGKKRVSFA, from the exons ATGGGTGTCACACGAACAAAAACTGTCAAGAATAAGCACGCTGCCGCTCCTGGCGCTGCAAAGTCTTCAAAGCACTCCCCTGCCGACGGCTTCgccaagtccaagaagcCAAAGGGCACCCCGCCGTCCAAGCAGGTTAAGGACAAGGGTCGCGAGGCGCTTCtccagaagctcaagaaccCTAAGAAGAGGAAGTACACGGATGAGCAACTCGGAATCCCGGCTCTCAATACCGTCACTCCTGTTGGTGTGGTGAAGCCaaaaggcaagaagaagggcaaggttTTCGCTGATGACCCG GAGAGTATGAGCACCATTATGGCACTTGTCCAGGCCGAAAAGGATGGCCAAATCGAGTCCAAGATGATCAAGCAGCGAAAGATGGAGGAGATTCGCGAAGCGCGCAAGGtcgaggctgagaagaaggagcaaGAGAGGAGCGCAAAGCTCGAGGATACCAAGAACTCTCTCCGAAAGTCAAGAAAGCGCAAGAGCACCGGCGATGGGGAGgacaacatcaaggactTCTCTTCAGCAGGCACCAAGGCGGCCAAgggcaagggcaagaagcGGGTGTCGTTTGCCTAA
- a CDS encoding hypothetical protein (BUSCO:39475at5125), with protein MDNSNLWARRTNPGKLSLATPGQGSSGDTFSRNASFSKRQGGETPSSMKPNPFNTTPGGLVSPTSGASSAFGLGSGAFASFGSAKTPKTSGNPFETAMASAFPKKDSSKVIGKAPGMVAISESNQTGAPTAPLSHPLVDSWTFWYRPPISKAHGYIEYEKTLHEIATVRTAEEFWEMYAYLKRPSVLPVVSDFHLFKKGVRPIWEDDINKKGGKWVVRMKKGVSDRYWEDLLLSLIGDQFGDAGEDVCGAVLSVRNGEDILSIWTRTDGGRVIKIRETMKHVLNFPPNTRVEFKSHDSSIQQRTAIEEQRREKAGQHHHHDKRHTGGASKAAEQSQS; from the exons ATGGATAACAGCAACCTCTGGGCCCGCCGCACAAA CCCCGGCAAGCTTTCCCTCGCAACACCGGGCCAAGGGTCCAGTGGTGACACTTTCAGTCGCAATGCCTCTTTCTCCAAGCGTCAAGGCGGCGAAACCCCATCATCGATGAAACCGAATCCTTTCAACACCACACCTGGAGGTCTCGTATCTCCTACCAGTGGCGCTTCCAGCGCCTTTGGTCTGGGCTCAGGAGCATTTGCTTCGTTTGGGTCGGCTAAAACTCCCAAGACGTCGGGCAATCCTTTCGAGACGGCCATGGCCTCAGCGTTCCCCAAGAAGGACTCGTCCAAAGTTATTGGAAAAGCTCCTGGCATGGTCGCGATTTCCGAGAGCAACCAGACCGGAGCGCCCACAGCTCCTCTTTCACATCCGCTGGTGGACTCGTGGACCTTCTGGTACCGACCTCCGATCTCAAAGGCACACGGCTATATCGAGTACGAGAAAACACTACATGAAATCGCTACTGTGCGAACAGCGGAGGAGTTCTGGGAGATGTATGCTTACCTGAAGAGGCCCTCCGTACTTCCCGTTGTATCGGACTTTCATCTGTTCAAGAAGGGTGTCCGCCCGATATGGGAGGATGATATCAACAAGAAGGGCGGCAAATGGGTGGTGCGAATGAAGAAGGGCGTGTCCGACCGATACTGGGAAGATCTTTTACTCAGCCTCATTGGCGACCAATTCGGCGACGCGGGTGAAGATGTTTGCGGCGCTGTATTGAGCGTGCGTAATGGCGAGGACATTCTCAGTATCTGGACAAGAACCGATGGTGGCCGAGTCATCAAAATTCG TGAGACTATGAAGCATGTCCTCAACTTCCCACCTAACACTCGCGTTGAATTCAAGAGCCACGACTCCAGTATTCAGCAACGGACAGCCATCGAAGAGCAACGCCGTGAAAAAGCTGgccaacaccatcaccacgaCAAGCGTCACACTGGCGGAGCTTCAAAGGCAGCTGAGCAGTCTCAATCATAG
- a CDS encoding hypothetical protein (MEROPS:MER0059846~BUSCO:23366at5125), whose product MEWLGRASIDFTHAPTPRKVKEKDGNETDLLAITEKATPPCNLNPLLFNGHLQTMWTATKPVGPKIYYKRKIFDADHKIYHGTFAVDFAVDPFEAPDDPTLSRRTAYFTEEEFENIGSDDNKPMLVVLHGLSGGSHEIYLRHTIAPMIGEGGWEACVVNSRGCARSKITSGVLYNARATWDIRQTVKWLQKKFPNRPLFGLGFSLGANMLTNYCGEEGPNCVLKGAVVCSNPFNLEVSSKILQNSYIGKEVYLRIMGSALKQLAATHREELEKYSKIDVDAVMKITYLNEFDRLIQCPSWGYPTETAYYRDASSVDSILSIEIPFLAVHSTDDPIAVKEAIPYEEFKQNPNTILLTSSLGGHLCWFESGGGRWFPKPVANFLNHLAFKTDLDNLKPQANPNAGDFTAGHGYSPMRRKLVITED is encoded by the exons ATGGAGTGGCTTGGGCGTGCATCAATTGACTTCACTCATGCACCTACACCGCGCAAGGTGAAGGAAAAGGACGGCAACGAGACTGATCTCTTGGCCATCACCGAAAAAGCGACACCACCATGCAACCTCAACCCGCTGCTCTTCAATGGCCACCTGCAGACAATGTGGACTGCCACCAAGCCTGTTGGACCCAAAATCTACTACAAGCGCAAGATTTTTGATGCCGACCACAAGATTTACCATGGAACGTTTGCTGTAGATTTCGCCGTTGATCCCTTTGAGGCCCCTGATGATCCTACTCTCTCTCGCCGAACAGCTTACTTCACCGAAGAAGAGTTTGAGAACATTGGATCTGACGACAACAAACCCATGCTCGTTGTCTTGCATGGCCTTTCGGGTGGCTCTCATGAGATCTACTTGCGACACACAATTGCACCTATGATCGGTGAGGGCGGCTGGGAGGCCTGCGTCGTCAACTCGAGAGGTTGTGCCCGGTCCAAAATCACCAGCGGTGTGTTGTACAACGCACGAGCAACCTGGGATATCCGCCAG ACAGTCAAATGGTTGCAGAAGAAGTTTCCCAACCGACCTCTTTTCGGTCTAGGATTCTCTCTCGGTGCAAACATGCTCACCAACTATTGTGGTGAAGAGGGCCCCAACTGTGTCCTCAAGGGAGCTGTCGTTTGCTCGAACCCCTTTAACCTTGAGGTTTCTAGCAAGATCCTCCAGAATAGCTACATTGGCAAAGAGGTTTACTTGCGAATCATGGGCA GTGCTCTGAAGCAACTCGCTGCTACTCATAGAGAGGAGCTGGAAAAGTATAGCAAAATTGACGTTGATGCTGTTATGAAGATCACGTACCTCAACGAGTTTGATCGCTTAATTCA GTGTCCTTCTTGGGGATATCCCACCGAGACTGCGTACTATCGAGACGCCTCATCTGTAGACTCAATCTTGTCCATTGAGATTCCTTTCCTCGCCGTTCACTCCACCGACGATCCT ATTGCTGTCAAGGAAGCCATTCCTTACGAAGAATTCAAGCAGAACCCCAACACAATCCTTCTCACGTCGAGTCTCGGAGGACATTTATGTTGGTTCGAATCTGGAGGCGGCCGCTGGTTCCCAAAGCCT GTTGCCAACTTCTTGAACCATCTGGCTTTCAAGACCGATCTCGACAACCTCAAGCCCCAAGCAAACCCCAACGCTGGCGACTTCACTGCTGGACATGGATACAGCCCTATGCGACGCAAGCTGGTAATTACTGAGGACTGA
- a CDS encoding hypothetical protein (TransMembrane:2 (i205-223o243-263i)~BUSCO:23807at5125) — MGMQGPLTAQALGRSPYDDVVEWEDDHDDQQNGDGSTQQYDHRGRPINPETKKINRDIIRSHNEVMLVIGVAEQENPTSSPEAESDKRHAMYEDDVGRNLAFSAFRCVDAAGAFGLDGFRQRILIYKRYSHVPFWDLYAKSRNPFSITRYILPGASLNLLSNYADRQVALLWRDRPDRLFGRRLVHEVWSYVRVHLELYVALQRLGMVSGTSWLPSLSFFIPFTQDSPIPAPPPLAGLSFQSILQWAGGLFVSSTPFLVWVITQRLTRDWWPQILARIYRRLPNTGSLPGMTSPWTPAERPRERPEHRRNRSTVEDVSPIRPIDGQMPSDTGPVEAVRRPSTFSARGDDYASDEEDNEGVSATLISFDVEATAETSEAPPGLWSAELRPSVDARGAVIPTTTYCDTMLTQLPPLIASHVFADAVLRLAIAPWEATALRLVAGTFRQRLGLPTHDICGINLLGESSLVLAINFLGSQVLHLAVCGEIWAAFTAAATVFHTTPEEWREAEEEEQQENRPDWPDERI, encoded by the exons ATGGGAATGCAGGGCCCTCTGACCGCCCAAGCGCTT GGGCGGTCACCTTATGATGATGTCGTAGAATGGGAGGACGATCATGACGACCAACAGAATGGTGACGGTTCTACTCAGCAGTACGATCACCGGGGTCGTCCTATAAACCCTGAGAcgaaaaagattaatagagACATTATAAGATCACATAACGAAGTCATGCTAGTCATTGGGGTTGCTGAGCAAGAAAATCCGACATCAAGTCCAGAAGCCGAATCTGACAAGAGGCATGCGATGTACGAGGACGATGTCGGCCGCAATCTTGCCTTTTCCGCCTTCCGCTGCGTGGACGCTGCCGGTGCTTTTGGCTTGGATGGGTTTCGTCAACGTATACTT ATTTACAAGCGTTACTCCCACGTCCCATTCTGGGACTTGTATGCGAAATCGCGGAATCCTTTTTCCATCACCAGATATATCTTACCTGGTGCTTCACTCAAccttttaagtaattatgcTGATCGGCAAGTGGCCTTGTTGTGGCGGGATCGACCAGACAGACTGTTTGGTCGTCGATT AGTTCATGAAGTATGGTCGTACGTGCGAGTCCATTTGGAGCTCTATGTTGCATTGCAACGGCTCGGTATGGTTTCAGGTACCAGTTGGCTCCCaagtctttctttcttcatccCCTTTACCCAAGACTCGCCCATCCCAGCTCCGCCTCCACTTGCTGGGCTTTCTTTCCAGTCAATACTTCAATGGGCAGGGGGGCTTTTCGTATCGTCAACGCCTTTCCTTGTCTGGGTCATTACGCAAAGATTGACTCGCGACTGGTGGCCACAAATATTGGCAAGAATATACAGGCGGCTACCAAATACTGGCTCACTTCCAGGGATGACCAGTCCTTGGACCCCAGCCGAAAGGCCCCGTGAACGGCCAGAACATCGACGCAACCGTAGCACCGTTGAAGATGTGTCTCCTATCAGGCCCATTGACGGCCAAATGCCTAGTGACACTGGTCCAGTGGAAGCTGTTCGACGCCCGAGTACTTTCTCCGCTCGAGGAGACGATTACGCcagtgatgaagaggacAACGAGGGGGTCAGCGCCACTCTGATTAGTTTTGATGTTGAGGCTACAGCTGAGACAAGCGAAGCACCTCCTGGGCTCTGGAGTGCGGAACTGAGGCCAAGTGTTGACGCAAGAGGAGCGGTCATACCTACAACCACTTATTGCGATACTATGCTTACGCAGCTCCCTCCTCTAATCGCTTCACATGTTTTCGCCGACGCAGTCCTGAGGTTAGCAATTGCGCCGTGGGAAGCGACAGCACTCCGCTTAGTAGCAGGCACTTTCCGTCAACGTTTAGGCCTCCCAACTCATGATATCTGTGGGATCAATTTGCTGGGAGAGTCAAGTCTTGTGTTGGCTATCAACTTTCTTGGTAGTCAAGTGTTGCACCTGGCCGTTTGCGGTGAAATTTGGGCCGCTTTCACAGCCGCCGCCACTGTTTTCCACACAACCCCTGAGGAATGGCGTGAggccgaagaagaggagcagCAAGAAAACCGACCAGACTGGCCAGACGAGAGGATTTGA
- a CDS encoding hypothetical protein (BUSCO:4187at5125), translating to MANKQPLKTTFDVEHVIRPIFTGGSVSIDDDARILATVLGEDVVLTDPTNGKHLAQIEGDGELISTLTLTPSASHLIICSRSLSMRIFTLKRSEDDGTIEATPTRTVKAHSTPVNALTVDRTSTLLATGGTDGAVKVWDIVGGYVTHTFRGSSVLVSSLRFFEAVSRSNETQSRKGKKSKRQEESDEEEENSTTINFRLACGQQDGKVRVWDLHKRNCVANLDSHVSDVQGLDYSPEQHALVTAGRDKTITWWDAKSWKIRKVVPCLELVEAAGFIDGGNLTYSAGANGSLRIWDTDTGREVTPQQPAKSEEESIVSAIYRPGLPFILLVQVDHTLALYKPPQKADAATLSAAPEPFRRISGTHDDIIDLGYLLPDRSMVALATNSEDVRIVSVVETQNQDNGVNGDSRSSPYFGQDVALLKGHDEIVISLDIDWSGHWIATGAKDNTARLWRIDPTNNSYTCWAVFSGHAESLGAVALPKSVPPESSAARTDPLSHPPAFLITGSQDQTIKKWEIPRTAQQQGHKSSSRAIFTRKAHEKDINAINVHHSNQLFASASQDKTVKIWSAEEGEVQGILRGHKRGVWSVQFSPAQMPAIQGEDGPVTGKGVILTGSGDKTIKLWNLANYACIRTFEGHSNSILKVAWLNMPKSQEQQSKKRVHFASAGGDGLVKVWDANSGETECTLDNHEDRVWVAAVHPENNTIVSGSGDSTVTFWKDTSSETQAAASQAALKVIEQEQELENHIHAGSFREAITLALQLNHPGRLLSLFNSVMTTDKPDKGSLSGLRAVDEVLASLSDEQIFLLLLRLRDWNTNARTAPVAQKILWTLIRSYPASKFSNLSVKGAQGQKSLKDVLHAIRVYTERHYKRTEELVDESYLVEYTLQEMDDLAPMLEDENAMLQDNSEDVVMAG from the exons ATGGCAAATAAGCAGCCGTTAAAGACGACATTTGACGTAGAGCACGTCATTCGTCCTATATTCACAGGAGGATCAGTCTCTATCGACGATGACGCCCGAATTCTAGCGACAGTCCTTGGTGAGGATGTAGTTCTCACTGATCCTACCAACGGCAAGCACTTGGCTCAAATTGAGGGT GACGGAGAGCTCATTTCTACATTGACTT TGACACCCTCTGCGTCGCATCTCATTATTTGCTCCCGTTCCTTGTCTATGAGAATCTTTACTTTGAAGAGATCTGAAGACGATGGAACCATCGAAGCTACTCCTACTAGAACAGTCAAGGCCCACTCAACACCAGTTAATGCACTGACAGTTGACCGAACCAGCACTTTGCTGGCTACTGGAGGTACCGATGGTGCCGTCAAAGTCTGGGATATTGTCGGTGGTTATGTCACCCATACTTTCCGTGGATCTTCAGTTCTAGTGTCATCACTTCGATTCTTTGAGGCTGTCTCCCGTTCGAATGAGACTCAATCACGAAAGGGCAAGAAATCCAAGCGCCAGGAGGAGTctgacgaggaagaagagaactCAACCACTATCAACTTCCGTCTTGCATGCGGCCAGCAAGACGGCAAGGTCCGCGTATGGGATTTGCACAAGCGTAACTGTGTAGCCAACTTGGATTCTCACGTCTCAGATGTGCAAGGACTCGACTACTCTCCTGAACAACATGCTCTAGTCACCGCTGGCAGAGATAAAACCATTACATGGTGGGATGCCAAGTCCTGGAAGATTCGCAAAGTTGTGCCTTGTCTAGAGTTGGTGGAAGCGGCTGGTTTCATTGACGGCGGAAACTTGACCTACTCTGCTGGCGCTAACGGTTCTCTTCGCATTTGGGACACAGATACTGGCAGGGAAGTCACTCCCCAACAACCTGCGAAGAGTGAAGAGGAGAGTATTGTGTCTGCAATTTATCGTCCTGGGCTACCTTTCATCCTCCTCGTCCAGGTAGACCACACTCTCGCGCTCTACAAGCCACCCCAAAAAGCAGATGCCGCCACCTTATCAGCAGCACCCGAACCCTTCCGAAGAATATCTGGCACACACGACGATATCATCGATTTAGGTTACCTGCTTCCCGACCGTTCGATGGTTGCGTTGGCTACAAATTCCGAAGATGTCAGGATTGTATCTGTTGTAGAGACACAGAATCAGGACAATGGAGTCAATGGAGATTCTAGGTCAAGCCCCTACTTCGGTCAAGATGTTGCTCTCCTGAAGGGCCACGACGAGATCGTCATTTCGTTGGATATTGACTGGTCAGGCCATTGGATAGCGACAGGCGCGAAGGACAACACTGCTAGGCTTTGGCGTATTGACCCCACAAACAACTCTTACACATGTTGGGCTGTCTTTTCTGGTCATGCTGAATCTCTAGGTGCTGTTGCTCTACCCAAGAGCGTTCCTCCTGAGTCATCGGCAGCCAGAACTGATCCACTCAGCCACCCTCCCGCGTTCCTTATCACAGGTTCGCAGGATCAGACCATCAAGAAATGGGAAATCCCCCGCACAGCCCAGCAACAAGGCCACAAGAGTAGTTCTCGCGCTATTTTTACCCGAAAAGCGCACGAAAAGGACATTAATGCTATCAACGTCCACCATTCGAACCAGCTCTTCGCGTCTGCGTCACAGGATAAGACGGTCAAGATTTGGTCTGCAGAGGAAGGTGAAGTCCAGGGCATTCTGCGTGGACACAAGCGTGGTGTCTGGTCCGTCCAATTCTCTCCTGCTCAGATGCCGGCTATTCAGGGCGAAGATGGGCCTGTCACTGGAAAAGGTGTCATTCTTACTGGCAGCGGCGACAAGACTATCAAGCTCTGGAATCTTGCCAACTATGCTTGTATAAGGACTTTTGAAGGGCATTCCAACAGTATTTTGAAGGTTGCATGGTTGAACATGCCTAAGAGCCAAGAACAACAGTCCAAGAAGCGAGTCCATTTCGCCAGTGCTGGTGGCGATGGTCTTGTAAAGGTTTGGGATGCAAACTCGGGAGAAACCGAATGCACTCTTGACAACCATGAGGACCGTGTTTGGGTTGCGGCTGTTCACCCTGAGAACAACACTATCGTGTCTGGTAGCGGTGACTCTACTGTCACTTTCTGGAAGGATACATCATCTGAGACTCAAGCTGCCGCGTCTCAAGCCGCACTCAAGGTGATtgagcaggagcaggagctCGAGAACCATATCCACGCCGGCTCATTCCGTGAAGCTATTACACTCGCATTGCAGCTTAACCATCCTGGCAGACTGCTCAGCCTGTTCAACTCAGTCATGACAACAGACAAGCCTGACAAGGGTAGTTTGAGTGGCTTGAGAGCTGTGGATGAGGTACTGGCCAGTTTGTCTGATGAGCAAATCTTCTTGCTTCTTCTGAGACTACGGGATTGGAACACAAACGCACGTACCGCCCCTGTGGCGCAGAAGATTCTGTGGACTTTGATCCGAAGCTATCCTGCTTCCAAGTTCTCAAACCTGTCAGTCAAGGGGGCTCAGGGGCAGAAGAGCTTGAAGGATGTGCTTCACGCTATTCGAGTGTACACCGAGAGACACTACAAGCGAACAGAGGAGTTGGTTGATGAAAGTTATTTGGTGGAATATACCCTGCAGGAGATGGACGATCTCGCACCCATGCTGGAAGATGAGAATGCCATGTTACAAGACAACagtgaggatgttgtcatGGCTGGTTAA
- a CDS encoding hypothetical protein (MEROPS:MER0064621~BUSCO:18500at5125) — protein MSKRQASEALEDIASPASKRSRLDFDTPEPGSEELINETNANGNAQEVDDDDFDDQEIITAAPIRQSAPTEGYDDLYLDTIDRNVLDFDFEKLCSVSLSNINVYACLVCGKYFQGRGPKSHAYFHSLDEDHHVYINLESQRVYVLPEGYEVKSRALEDIKYVSDPRYTKKEVIEMDRARRTSQTLDGKEYIPGFVGMNNIKENDYFNVIVQALAHVAPLRNYLLLEDFSSKTELVKRASILVRKIWNPRAFKAHVSPHELLQEISLRSNKRFNLTSQSDPVEFLSWFLNNLHLGLGGSKTKPGSSMIQRTFQGKMKIESQAITARADATDRLRFEDADVKVDIVRFLLLTLDLPSTPLFQDELEKNIIPQVPLMTILTKYDGQRAQEHHAQRKRYRLMHPLPPYLAFHVKRFSQNKFVSERNPTIVTFDARNLDMSPYVEPNPKEWPPGEPIWYDLVANVVHEAVRTREDVVDSGEERKTWKVQLKNKATGEWVVCQDLYVDKVQSELLYLGETYLQIWERRREPSKGKGKAS, from the coding sequence ATGTCCAAACGACAGGCTTCAGAGGCTCTTGAAGACATCGCCTCGCCAGCTTCCAAGAGGTCCCGATTGGACTTTGATACGCCCGAACCAGGTTCAGAAGAACTTATTAACGAGACGAATGCCAACGGAAACGCGCAAGaagttgacgatgatgactttgatgaccAAGAAATAATCACTGCAGCGCCCATAAGGCAATCTGCACCTACAGAAGGCTACGATGACCTCTACCTCGACACCATCGATCGCAATGTGCTCGACTTTGACTTCGAGAAGCTCTGCTCCGTATCCCTCTCCAACATCAACGTCTACGCATGTCTAGTCTGCGGAAAGTACTTCCAAGGTCGCGGTCCCAAGTCGCACGCCTACTTCCACTCTCTCGACGAGGACCACCACGTCTACATCAACCTCGAATCTCAGCGCGTCTACGTCCTCCCTGAAGGCTACGAGGTCAAGAGCCGCGCGCTCGAAGATATTAAATATGTCTCGGATCCACGGTATACCAAGAAGGAGGTTATTGAGATGGATCGCGCGCGACGTACGAGTCAGACGCTTGATGGGAAAGAGTACATCCCTGGATTTGTTGGAATGAACAATATCAAAGAGAACGACTACTTCAACGTTATTGTACAGGCGCTGGCGCATGTGGCCCCATTACGCAactatcttcttcttgaggacTTTTCGAGCAAGACAGAGCTCGTCAAGCGAGCCAGTATTCTGGTGCGCAAGATTTGGAACCCAAGGGCCTTCAAAGCTCATGTCTCGCCTCACGAACTTCTCCAAGAGATTTCCCTTCGCTCCAACAAGCGCTTCAACCTTACGTCACAGTCAGATCCTGTCGAGTTCTTATCATGGTTTCTCAACAATCTCCATCTCGGTCTCGGTGGAAGCAAAACCAAACCTGGCAGCTCCATGATCCAGCGCACATTCCAGGGCAAGATGAAGATCGAGTCGCAAGCTATTACAGCTCGTGCAGATGCTACCGACAGACTGCGTTTTGAGGATGCAGATGTCAAGGTTGACATTGTGCgcttcctcctcctgacGCTTGACCTCCCCTCAACGCCCCTTTTCCAGGAtgagcttgagaagaacaTTATTCCTCAAGTCCCATTAATGACTATCCTCACAAAGTACGATGGCCAGCGAGCCCAAGAACACCATGCTCAGCGCAAGCGTTACCGACTCATGCACCCTCTTCCCCCCTATCTCGCGTTCCACGTAAAGCGTTTCTCACAGAACAAGTTTGTCTCTGAACGCAACCCCACAATCGTAACATTTGACGCGCGCAATCTTGACATGTCACCCTACGTGGAGCCGAACCCCAAAGAATGGCCTCCAGGTGAGCCCATCTGGTATGATCTCGTTGCAAACGTGGTCCACGAGGCTGTGCGCACACGAGAAGATGTCGTTGATAGCGGCGAGGAGCGCAAAACATGGAAGGTGCAGTTGAAGAACAAGGCTACAGGGGAATGGGTTGTGTGTCAGGATCTGTATGTTGACAAGGTGCAGAGTGAACTCTTGTATCTTGGTGAAACCTACCTCCAGATTTGGGAACGGAGGAGAGAGCCTAGCAAGGGCAAGGGTAAGGCCTCATAA